ATCATGATAAGCAGCTCCTATATAGGAGCTGCTTTTGTTTTACAATTAATAATTTTTCTTATAAAAATTGCACAAGCAATGCGGAATCTTTATAATACCAGTATATGGAGGTAGTCAGATGAATATTGGTATTTTTACCGATACATATTTCCCACAAATTAGTGGTGTTGCAACATCGATTAAGACACTCAAAGATGCTCTTGAGGCGCAGGGACACAATGTATTTATTTTTACGACAACTGATCCGCACGTTGAAAAGGGAACAGTTGAAGCTAATGTTTTTCGATTTAGTAGCGTTCCTTTTATTTCGTTTACTGATCGGCGAATTGCATTTCGCGGCTTTTTTGAAGCGACTAAAGTGGCACGTGAAGTTAAACTAGATGTTGTCCACACGCAAACTGAATTTGCATTAGGCATGATTGGTAAATATGTTGCGCATCAGCTTAAGATTCCCGCAATCCATACTTACCATACGATGTATGAAGACTATTTGCATTACGTTTTGAATGGCCATTTGCTTAGACCATATCATGTTAAACAGTTTACTAATGTCTTTCTCAAGAATATGGACGGTGTGATTGCCCCTAGTAAGCGCGTAGAGGCGTTATTAAATCGCTATGGCGTAACTATCCCAATGAGAGTTATTCCGACTGGTGTAGCCGTTAATGAGATGAATCAGAAGTCGACGCGTAACGTTCGGCAGGAATTAGGAATAGCACCTGATAGTCCTGTTTTATTAACTTTAAGCCGGATTGCTGGTGAGAAAAAGATCGACCGCATTTTAAATGCCATGCCGGAAATTGTTGATGAGTTTCCTAAAACTCGGTTGGTAATTGCTGGTGATGGTCCCGACGTCGACGTGTTAAAAGAACAAGTTGAACGGTTGACGCTTGAAGGCTATGTTATTTTTGCCGGAAACGTGCCTCATGAAGATGTTGGGGCATATTACCAAATGGCCGATGTTTTCGTTTCGGCCAGTGATACGGAAACCCAGGGATTAACTTACATTGAAGCCTTGGCTGCTGGTACTAAGTGTGTTGTGTATAATACAGATTATACGGAGCATGTTTTTGATGATCCTGATCTGGGGCAAGTCTTTACAAGGCCTAGTGAAATGCTAACAGAGATCTTGACTTATTTACAAAAGGGAGACTATCAAATTCCGCAGGTTAAGTTGACTGATAAACTCAAGCAAATTTCGGCAGAGCATTTTGGCAGCAGCGTTTATCGGTTTTATCAAGATGTAATTGCCAATTATCAAGAAAAGCACAAAGAGGATTTGAATGATTAGAATAAATATGTTCTCACAAGCTGCATCAGTTAAGGGCCAGGGTGTTGGCTCGGCCTATAACGAATTAATGAGGTTGTTAAGAACGCATTTAGTTGATGAATTTTATGTGACTAACAACAAGTATGGGGCAAGTGACTTAACGCATTACCATACGATTAATCCTACTTATTTTGCTAACAGTTTTTCACCCAGCCGGGGACGTAAAATCGGCTATGTGCACTTTTTGCCAGAAACACTGGAAGGCTCGATTAAATTGCCGGGTTTTGCCAAAAAAGTTTTTTATCAGTATGTTATCGACTTTTACAAGCGGATGGATCAGATAGTTGTCGTAAATCCGATTTTTATTGATAAACTGGTTAAATATGGCATTAGGCGTGATCGGGTTAAATACATTCCTAATTTCGTTTCTAAAAGCGAATTTTATACCGAGAGCCAAGAAAAAAAGAATGCTTTTCGGCATCAGGTGGGGATTCCACTAGACAAATTTATCGTTTTTGGCGATGGGCAAGTGCAGGCGCGCAAGGGCGTTGATGATTTTGCTAAAATGGCACAGGCGAATCCCGAAATTCAGTTCATTTGGGCCGGGGGCTTTTCCTTCGGCAAAATTACAGATGGCTATGAGCATTTTAAGCAGCTGGTTGATAATCCGCCACAAAATCTTAAATTTACGGGAATTATTGACAGATCTAGATTAGTGGACTATCTCAACATCGCCGATTTGTTCGTTTTACCGTCCTATGATGAGTTATTTCCAATGTCAGTACTAGAAGCCTTTAGTTGCGGTACGCCAGTGCTACTGCGTGATTTAGATCTATATCAGGCAATTATTAGTGGCTATTACATGAGTGGCTGTGATTTTGAGGAAATGAATGCTCAACTGCAGCTTGCAGCAAGCGATCAGTCGGTGCTGAATAAGTACAGTAATTTATCAAATTTGGCCAGTCAAAAATATTCGGAAGACCACTTAGCCCAGATTTGGGATAAATTTTATCATGAACAATATGAACTTGGTAAAAAGTTAGGACAGATTCGCTAATGAACAAAAAGCATTTATGGGGCATTTTGGTTGTGCTACTAATCAGTGGCGGTGTTCTGTTTGTTGACTTGAAAGAAACACCGGTTGCTCAGCTCTGGGCAGCAGCACGGAATATTAATCTTGGCGGTTTAGTCGCCGTCTTTGGATTAATGCTTTTGTCCTATGTTTTTGAAGCCAGTATTTTGGCGGTTTTGGCAAAACGAAAAAACGAACCCAAACGTTCACGTTGGTCATTTTTACGGATACCGATAATTCAAGCCCTGTTTAATGCCATTACCCCAATGTCTACTGGCGGTCAGCCGTCACAGCTGGCGGCAATGGTGCAGATGGGAATAGAAGGCGGGCGTGCAACTTCACTGTTATTAATGAAGTTTATTATTTATCAAATTGTGGTTTTTATTGCTTATGTAGTCACGATTATTAGTGGCTTTCACATGGTTGCCACTAAATTTGGTGGTCTTGCGTTTTTCATTGCAATTGGTTTTTTAATCCATGTCAGTTCAATTGTCTTGTTATTAGCGGTTTTGTTTGCTTACCAGTGGACAAAAAATACGACTAACTGGCTAATGAATCTGCTGGCCAAGGTAGTTAATCCCAAAAGGGTAGCAGTTTGGCGGCAAAATACGATGGCGAAAATCGATACCTTTTACTGTGAAAGTCAAAAATTAAAAAGAGAAAAAAAGAAGCTGTTGTTAAGCGCCCTTTTTACGATTTTGCAGCTTGCCTGTTTTTATTCAATCCCTTACATGGTGCTAGTGGCGCTTAATGTCCCAGCTGATTGGGTCAGTGTAACGCAAATGAATATTATGATTATCATGTTTATGGCAATTATTCCGATTCCTGGTGCGTCTGGTGGGGCAGAATACAGTTTTCAAACGTTGTTTTCGACCTTTATCTCATCCAATGGCACCCTAGTTTTAGGGATGTTTTTATGGCGGTTTGTGACGTACTTTTTTGGAATGATACTGGGGATCTTTGGCTGGATTTTTAAACCGCGTAAAGTCTTGAGTCCGCCAAATAATTAATTTTTGCTAAAATCACTTTGTTTAATTGCGCTTTGGCGTAATATATTAGCATGGTGAGAGGAGAATAGAATGACAAGGATCAAGTCTTTTTTGCAGTGGCTGACAGAAACCAAGCTAGGCTTTTTCATTATTGTTTTAGTAGCTTTTTGGCTAAAAACATACGTAATTTACTTAACTAAATTTAACTTGGGTGCAGTTGGTTCAATGCAGAACTTTTTGCTCCTACTTAATCCGCTGCCGGCGGGAGTATTGCTTTTAGGAATCGGTTTATTTTTTAAGGGACGTAAATCGTATTGGATTATGATTGCGATTGATTTGGTATTAAGTTTGTGGCTATTTGCCAATATTTTATACTATCGCGAGTTTTCCAATTTTTTGTCCTTATCGATTATTAAAACTTCGGGATCGACCGCGGATAATTTGGGTAAAAGTATCGTTGGGATAACCCGTGCAACTGACTTCTTGGCTTTACTTGATGTTGCCATTATTGTTGCTCTATTGTGCAGCAAGCTTATTAAGTATGACTTGCGACCACTTAAATTTAAGTTCAACGTGCTGGTTGAAGCTTTGGCCGTTTTGATGATTGGTTTAAATTTACTGATGGCGCAGAAGGATCGGTCGGGCTTGTTAACCCGAACGTTTGATAACAATTATATTGTCAAGTATTTAGGGATGAATGAGTATGCTGTTTACGACGGCTTTAAGACTGCACAAACAAGTGCGCAGATGGCTAAGGCGAATGTTTCTGATCTTGGCTCTGTGCAAAAATATCTCAAGGCTAATTATGTTAAGCCTAATCCGCAATATACCGGTGTAGCTAAGGGTAAAAACGTGCTGGTTATCCACCTTGAGAGCTTCCAGCAATTTTTAATTGGTTACAAGTGGAAAGGCAAGGCCGTAACGCCGAACCTTAACAAGTTGTACCACGCCAAAGACACATTGAGTTTTGCTAATTTTTATAACCAAGTTGGTCAGGGTAAGACATCGGATGCGGAAATGATGCTGGAAAATTCGCTTTATGGCTTACAATCAGGCTCGGCAATGTCGAGTTACGGTACGTCGAACACCTTTGAGAGTGCACCGGCAATTTTAAACCAGCAAGGCGGCTATACAACAGCCGTAATGCATGGCGGTGCTGGTTCGTTCTGGAACCGTAACAACGCCTACAAGCAGTTTGGGTATCAATACTTTATGCCGCTGTCGTATTATCAGAACAAGCCTAAGTATTATATCGGTTATGGCTTGAAGGACAAAATCTTTTTTAACCAGTCGATTAAGTATATTGAGCGTCTGCCGCAGCCGTTTTATTTAAAAATGATTACGGTAACTAACCACTATCCGTATGAAATTGACAAGAAAAACCAGTCGATTGACAA
The sequence above is a segment of the Lactobacillus sp. ESL0677 genome. Coding sequences within it:
- a CDS encoding glycosyltransferase family 4 protein — encoded protein: MNIGIFTDTYFPQISGVATSIKTLKDALEAQGHNVFIFTTTDPHVEKGTVEANVFRFSSVPFISFTDRRIAFRGFFEATKVAREVKLDVVHTQTEFALGMIGKYVAHQLKIPAIHTYHTMYEDYLHYVLNGHLLRPYHVKQFTNVFLKNMDGVIAPSKRVEALLNRYGVTIPMRVIPTGVAVNEMNQKSTRNVRQELGIAPDSPVLLTLSRIAGEKKIDRILNAMPEIVDEFPKTRLVIAGDGPDVDVLKEQVERLTLEGYVIFAGNVPHEDVGAYYQMADVFVSASDTETQGLTYIEALAAGTKCVVYNTDYTEHVFDDPDLGQVFTRPSEMLTEILTYLQKGDYQIPQVKLTDKLKQISAEHFGSSVYRFYQDVIANYQEKHKEDLND
- a CDS encoding LTA synthase family protein, giving the protein MTRIKSFLQWLTETKLGFFIIVLVAFWLKTYVIYLTKFNLGAVGSMQNFLLLLNPLPAGVLLLGIGLFFKGRKSYWIMIAIDLVLSLWLFANILYYREFSNFLSLSIIKTSGSTADNLGKSIVGITRATDFLALLDVAIIVALLCSKLIKYDLRPLKFKFNVLVEALAVLMIGLNLLMAQKDRSGLLTRTFDNNYIVKYLGMNEYAVYDGFKTAQTSAQMAKANVSDLGSVQKYLKANYVKPNPQYTGVAKGKNVLVIHLESFQQFLIGYKWKGKAVTPNLNKLYHAKDTLSFANFYNQVGQGKTSDAEMMLENSLYGLQSGSAMSSYGTSNTFESAPAILNQQGGYTTAVMHGGAGSFWNRNNAYKQFGYQYFMPLSYYQNKPKYYIGYGLKDKIFFNQSIKYIERLPQPFYLKMITVTNHYPYEIDKKNQSIDKTDTEDETVDGYVQTAHYLDQAIGELMQWLKKTGLDKNTLIMMYGDHYGISGNHHKASAQLLNQDEFTDFDNLKFQRVPLMFHMKGLKGGIKKTYGGEIDVLPTLLNLLGINDKGTIQFGHDLLSKGAPQIVAQRNGDFITPQYAKVGGTYYDTKTGTEIAKPDKKLKMQLVAISNKVTTQLSLSDRVIDGNLLRFYKPKWFKKVKASDYDYNKDKALKKLFSVNKTSLWYHNHKKTTQKKFKTDAPELEK
- a CDS encoding lysylphosphatidylglycerol synthase transmembrane domain-containing protein, which codes for MNKKHLWGILVVLLISGGVLFVDLKETPVAQLWAAARNINLGGLVAVFGLMLLSYVFEASILAVLAKRKNEPKRSRWSFLRIPIIQALFNAITPMSTGGQPSQLAAMVQMGIEGGRATSLLLMKFIIYQIVVFIAYVVTIISGFHMVATKFGGLAFFIAIGFLIHVSSIVLLLAVLFAYQWTKNTTNWLMNLLAKVVNPKRVAVWRQNTMAKIDTFYCESQKLKREKKKLLLSALFTILQLACFYSIPYMVLVALNVPADWVSVTQMNIMIIMFMAIIPIPGASGGAEYSFQTLFSTFISSNGTLVLGMFLWRFVTYFFGMILGIFGWIFKPRKVLSPPNN
- a CDS encoding glycosyltransferase family 4 protein, with protein sequence MIRINMFSQAASVKGQGVGSAYNELMRLLRTHLVDEFYVTNNKYGASDLTHYHTINPTYFANSFSPSRGRKIGYVHFLPETLEGSIKLPGFAKKVFYQYVIDFYKRMDQIVVVNPIFIDKLVKYGIRRDRVKYIPNFVSKSEFYTESQEKKNAFRHQVGIPLDKFIVFGDGQVQARKGVDDFAKMAQANPEIQFIWAGGFSFGKITDGYEHFKQLVDNPPQNLKFTGIIDRSRLVDYLNIADLFVLPSYDELFPMSVLEAFSCGTPVLLRDLDLYQAIISGYYMSGCDFEEMNAQLQLAASDQSVLNKYSNLSNLASQKYSEDHLAQIWDKFYHEQYELGKKLGQIR